tttgttttgaataggcaaACGCTAACTgcgaaaatttacatattgtgcctttaaatgagaaaaaaaacattttaataatgcaaAAGATGTCAAAAATTGTCCATGGAAAAATGCAATGCCCCCCCCTCCCCCAAAAATGTGATCGTCTTTGCAATAGAAAACAAATATAACACTTttctcacaaaacattttacaaaaaaataatattgtgtattaaattaatgaaataatgttaatcaaaatataatatactgtccatattttttttgctGTTCACTATATATTAAtatctataaatcaaaaatgTTCATAAGAAGTTTTGATAATGGAGGTGATGAAGTTTGTATGTTTCAAGCTTATAAAAAAATGAGATGTCAATTGGACTATGCATTTTTTCACATTACTTCTGTTGCATGCAACGCTGTGGCTTAATTACATTTGCTCAAGAGCTTGCCAGTATCATGGTTTCCTGTCTAATGTACGTTCCTGTGTCAGGGTTTCACATTGTGTCAGGGTTCATCAACATTGTAATTGTGCCGACACTGGCCTTTGGTATCAAAGTGGGCCACAGAGTTTCTTGTAGCTTGTAGATgtgatgtgtatatatatatatatatatatatatatatatatatatatatatatatatatatatatatatatatacatgtagcTGATGCCAAACCTGCTATTTAGTTGACTTCCTTAAAGgatcattttaaatatgtccTTTTCGATTTGCAATCTTTGTAGCCACTGTAGCAGATTGGCTAGAGGAGGACAGAAAAAGAGGTATTGTTAACATTCTGCTTGCTTTGCCACTGGCCATAGAGCAAAGTAGTGTGCGTGTGCACATGCCAGCTCACATAGGCACTTGCTGTGTAGAGGGAGATGGGGGTTTTGTGCTACTTTAATTGTAATTtcacattttgaatgttttcgCGTGAGAAATACACCAAATACACCCCAAAGATTCAGGAagcaaatatagttatttttagaACTGAGATATAAATGAAATCCTCCATGTGGCAGTATATGTTCCTAGCATTTGTGTTTTCCTCATTCAACATGTGATGACAATTTTCAGCTCGCTTCTCTGTGAAAACATCTGCCGATTTTGAtttatagcctattattttttttatgtatcttTCTTGGCAAAACAGCTTTCTACAGTACAGACTGCATTGTGTTGGCTTTGTTTTCAGCTTCATTTTTGCACAGAATTGTTTTTGACTCATTGCATCACtgtctttgtgtttgtgttgtggtAGTTATGAATGATATCATTACCACCATGTTCAATAAGAAGTTCCTGGAGGAGTTGTTCAAGCCACAAGAGCTGTACTCCAAGAAGGCCCTCAGGACGGTGTTTGACCGACTGGCTCACGCCTCCATCATGAGACTCAACCAAGCTAGTATGGACAAGGTGAAAACTCAACTCAAGTCAAGGATGCGTTGTCATGTTCTTGAATTCTGAGAACATACggtttgctttatttttattggtgCAGTTCTTAAATATTTTCCTAGTGAGAACTTTCTACAAAACTCTCTGCATTCTTAGTAAACAAATCAGTTCTTATGAGTTTTTTTAGTTCTTTTCACCTGTAATATTTTATGTTGATCTTTACTTTGAAATTCTcttttgtatttaataatattctCTTTTATGTATAGATATATCAGTATATATTAATAAGCGTAATAATGATAAATGGCTCCCTCTGGTGTGTAATATGATGATATATGTAATGGCTGCTTTATTTTGCTTTTCCCATGATTCACAGCTCTATGACTTGATGACGATGGCATTCAAGTATCAAGTCCTTCTGTGTCCTCGTCCTAAAGACATCCTCCTTGTGTCCTTCAATCATATGGATGCCATCAGGGACTTTGTGAAAGACACTCCCAGCATCCTCAGCCAAGTggatgaaacaaacaaacaactcaTAGAGGTAATACAGTCTATTCAATCTCTGTGTAAAGCAGTACTGCtcagaattacattttttttttaattattaaatgtaataaataattgtttcattgttaataactgttaatttaatattaatttaatattcatattatttaatattttatgttaatgtgtaatgtaataTGTCAATGTTATTATTcagtattataataatatattttttccattgtttggtatataataataatgataatatataatattattattattataatgattgTGCAATTATTTTGCTGTCATTGTCTTCTTTCTGTTCATTGTCTTCTTTGTCATTCTTTTGCTTGTACCTCTTAGATATATACCCCTTTATCTGGTGGAGAGTTTCAACTAATTAGACAAACACTCCTCATCTTCTTTCAAGATATGCATATAAGAGTAAGTCTTTTCTCTATTTTGATTTATGTAAATGAATACAGAATtcatataaatacaataatattggTCATGTTTATGAAGGTGCAGAAAATAATCATTTTGACGAagccaaaatatatttaaacatgatATGAATCTTGTTTTTTAGGTATCAATTTTCCTGAAAGACAAAGTACAGAACTCCAACGGACGATTCGTCCTCCCCACGTCAGGCCCTGTTCCGTATGGGACGCACACCCCAGGACTCATGAGGTTAGCTGGAtagggttaaagggatagttcacccaaaaatgaaaatttgatgtttatctgcttacccccagtgcatccaagatgtaggtgactttttttcttcagtcgaacgcaaattatgattttaactgcaaccgctgccgtctgtcagtcaaataatagcagtagatgggaacttcaactataacagtaaataaaacttgcttagacaaatccaaattaaaccctgcagctcgtgacggcacattgatgtcctaagacacgaaacgatcggtttgtgcaagaaaccgaacattatttatataatttttacctctaatacaccactatgtccaacttcgttcagcttcctgttagtgaggtcaaaaaacgcgttctggtgacggaagtgatgtctcgcccatatacttcaatgagcgcgagacatcacttccgttgtcagaccttactagccggaagctgaacgaagttggacatagtggtgtattagaggtaaaaaatgatataaatactgttcggtttctcacacaaaccgatcgtttcgtgtcttaggacattaatgtgtcgtcacgagccgcagggtttaatttggatttgtctatggaagttttttcgactcttattgttcaagttcccaatcactgctattatttgactgacagacggcagcggttgcagttaaaaatcataatttgcgttcgactgaagaaaaaaagtcatctacatcttggatgccctgggggtaagcagataaacatcaaattctcatttttgggtgaactatccctttaacaaaaaacacacattttccaGTATTGATGTGACCaaagcatttaaaggtgccctagaatcaaaaattgaatttaccttggcatagttaaataacaagagttcagtacaaggaaaagacatacgttgagttacaaactccattgcttcctccttcttatataaatctcatttgtttaaaagtccttcggaaaacaggcgaatctcaacataacaccgactgttacgtaacagtcgggatcgtTAATAtatatgaccccaatatttgcatatgccagctcatgttcaaggcattacacaagggcagccagtattaacgtcttgatctgtgcacagctgaatcattagactaggtaagcaagcaaggacaatagtgaaaaatggcatatggagcgataataactgacatgatccatgattacattatatttttagtgatatttgtaaattgtctttctaaatgtttcgttagcatgttgctaatgtactgttaaatgtggttgaaGTTACcataatttattactgtattcgcggacacaagagccatcgctattttcatttttaaacacttgcagtctgtataattcataaacacaacttcattcttcgtaaatctctccaacagtgtagcattagccgttagccacagagcatagcctcaaactcattcagaatcaaatgtaaatatccaaataaatactatactcacaggaatcgctgcatgcatgcagcatgaatgacgaacatct
The Chanodichthys erythropterus isolate Z2021 chromosome 2, ASM2448905v1, whole genome shotgun sequence DNA segment above includes these coding regions:
- the LOC137033139 gene encoding protein OSCP1-like isoform X2 — protein: MSTRTLPLLFINLGGEMLYILDQRLRAQNIPADKAKKVMNDIITTMFNKKFLEELFKPQELYSKKALRTVFDRLAHASIMRLNQASMDKLYDLMTMAFKYQVLLCPRPKDILLVSFNHMDAIRDFVKDTPSILSQVDETNKQLIEIYTPLSGGEFQLIRQTLLIFFQDMHIRVSIFLKDKVQNSNGRFVLPTSGPVPYGTHTPGLMRMFSCSGEEVRRMQFRDGGNYNTALREGSFEMYGDRVIKLGTNMYSVSRPVETHMSGTSKNSSQHTKDKQTNAELAKIMGEFGEMGEPSPSSSSKGDDLLAMMDGL